In one window of Arthrobacter pascens DNA:
- a CDS encoding D-glycero-alpha-D-manno-heptose-1,7-bisphosphate 7-phosphatase — protein MRSSATPQIRAVLFDRDGTLVVDVPYNGDPALVRPLPGTKDVLDALRGRGLATGVLSNQSGVARGVITAAEMASVNARVEELLGPFDVWEVCPHSEEDACTCRKPAPGMVLSACRKLGIKTSEAALIGDIGSDVRAAEAAGATGVLVPTPQTRAEEISESRLVAKDLAQAVGMLLEGP, from the coding sequence ATGAGAAGCTCCGCGACTCCTCAGATCAGGGCTGTTCTGTTCGACCGGGACGGGACCCTGGTCGTTGATGTGCCCTACAACGGTGATCCCGCGCTGGTCCGTCCTCTTCCCGGAACCAAGGATGTGCTGGATGCCCTCCGGGGACGTGGACTTGCCACCGGCGTGCTCAGCAATCAGTCCGGCGTGGCAAGGGGCGTCATCACCGCCGCCGAAATGGCGAGCGTCAATGCGAGGGTTGAGGAACTCCTGGGGCCTTTTGACGTGTGGGAAGTGTGCCCGCACTCCGAGGAGGATGCCTGCACCTGCCGCAAGCCGGCTCCAGGCATGGTCCTGAGCGCGTGCCGAAAACTGGGCATCAAAACCTCGGAGGCGGCCTTGATCGGGGACATAGGCAGCGATGTCCGGGCTGCGGAGGCAGCGGGAGCCACGGGAGTCCTGGTTCCCACCCCTCAGACACGGGCAGAGGAAATCAGCGAGTCGCGGCTGGTGGCCAAGGACCTTGCGCAGGCTGTGGGCATGCTGCTGGAGGGACCCTGA
- a CDS encoding phage holin family protein translates to MSSQMPETPGEAAHAKADNTSLGDLLGEVTRDLSTLMRQELELAKAELRQSATRAGRGSGMLAGAGVAGHFVLLFLSIALCYALGMLMGLGWSAVVVAVIWAIIAAVLASMGRKELKTVKGMPQTTETLSEIPPTLKPGEVNR, encoded by the coding sequence ATGAGCAGCCAGATGCCCGAAACCCCCGGGGAAGCTGCCCACGCCAAGGCGGACAACACTTCCCTGGGCGATCTGCTGGGCGAGGTCACCCGCGACCTGTCCACGCTGATGCGTCAGGAACTGGAGCTCGCCAAAGCTGAACTGAGGCAGTCCGCTACCAGGGCCGGCAGGGGCAGCGGCATGCTCGCCGGAGCCGGCGTGGCGGGGCACTTCGTCCTGCTGTTCCTCTCCATCGCCCTTTGCTATGCCTTGGGCATGCTGATGGGTCTGGGATGGTCCGCCGTCGTGGTGGCCGTGATCTGGGCCATCATCGCAGCCGTCCTGGCCTCCATGGGGCGCAAGGAACTCAAAACGGTGAAGGGCATGCCCCAAACCACTGAAACACTCTCTGAAATCCCCCCAACCCTAAAACCCGGTGAGGTAAACCGATGA
- a CDS encoding glycosyltransferase family 9 protein, which produces MGRVLVARLDSLGDVLLAGPAVRAVANGRQADGSRPNHVVMLCGRQGEAAAAMLPGVAEAYSWDCPWIMNPAPKMTGPHADRLIDYVRNSRITEAVILTSFHQSPLPLALLLRLAGVGRISGASTDYAGSLLDVRLKPGEDFPEDQPEAERALGIAQAAGFRLPAGDDGKLRVSPVPDVQELVGDGPYVVVHPGAAVPARAWPPLHHAAAVELLEGAGHRVVVTGGPDETPLTATVAGPSALDLGGRTDLRTLAGVLARADAVVTGNTGPAHLAAAVGTPVACLFSPVVPAVRWAPYGVPLELLGDQNAACRLTRARECPVPGHPCLDSVSPEEVVQAVERLIGGVSSFSTHVSTRRKARNR; this is translated from the coding sequence ATGGGACGGGTCCTGGTGGCACGCTTGGACAGCCTGGGCGACGTGCTCCTGGCTGGACCGGCCGTGCGCGCCGTCGCAAACGGCCGTCAGGCGGACGGGAGCCGGCCCAACCATGTGGTGATGCTGTGCGGGCGCCAGGGCGAAGCTGCGGCGGCCATGCTGCCCGGCGTTGCTGAGGCCTACAGCTGGGACTGCCCATGGATCATGAATCCTGCCCCCAAAATGACCGGGCCGCATGCGGACAGGCTGATCGACTATGTGCGGAACTCCAGGATTACCGAGGCGGTGATCCTGACGTCGTTCCACCAGTCTCCGCTCCCACTGGCCCTGCTGCTGCGGCTGGCAGGCGTCGGCCGGATCAGCGGTGCCTCCACCGACTACGCCGGCTCCCTGCTGGACGTTCGGCTCAAGCCCGGAGAAGACTTCCCGGAGGACCAGCCGGAGGCGGAGCGTGCGCTCGGGATTGCCCAGGCGGCCGGGTTTAGGCTGCCGGCAGGCGACGACGGAAAGCTGCGGGTCAGTCCGGTTCCGGACGTGCAGGAGCTGGTGGGGGACGGGCCGTATGTGGTGGTCCACCCCGGAGCCGCGGTCCCGGCAAGGGCGTGGCCGCCACTGCACCACGCCGCCGCCGTCGAACTCCTGGAGGGCGCCGGTCACCGGGTGGTGGTGACAGGCGGGCCGGACGAAACGCCGCTGACCGCCACCGTGGCAGGCCCGTCGGCCCTTGATCTGGGCGGACGCACTGACCTGCGCACCCTTGCCGGCGTCCTGGCCCGCGCGGACGCAGTGGTCACCGGGAACACCGGGCCCGCGCACCTGGCCGCGGCTGTGGGAACCCCCGTTGCCTGCCTCTTTTCCCCGGTGGTTCCCGCCGTTCGCTGGGCACCCTACGGCGTGCCCCTGGAACTCCTCGGCGACCAGAATGCCGCGTGCAGGCTCACCAGGGCGCGGGAATGTCCCGTCCCGGGGCACCCCTGCCTGGACTCCGTCTCGCCCGAGGAGGTTGTTCAGGCTGTGGAGCGGCTGATCGGCGGCGTCTCATCCTTCAGTACCCACGTCAGCACCAGGAGAAAGGCCCGCAACCGATGA
- a CDS encoding NAD-dependent epimerase/dehydratase family protein, which produces MRIAIVGASGNVGTALLRNLQSRLAERPGSLELAGISRRLPDIAMPPYAGVEWHTLDVGLDADMPRLRSALAGADAVVHLAWQVQPNRDLDALHRTNVTGTGHVLEAAGQAGVGHIVCASSVGAYSQAPKDRRTDESWPAGGIQTSHYSRHKAEQEALLDRFEEEHPGVKVARLRPGLIFQRDAGSEIGRYFLGQLLARLLPRRPWTPVLPAPDNLIFQALHADDAAEAYWQVLDRGESGAFNIAAEPVVTPQELARLLGAKRILPIPMALLHAVAGLTWRLRIQPTDSGWVDMAAGSPVMDTGRARRVLAWEPRITSVDAIAQVLEGIGAGAGVAPSPALKPRS; this is translated from the coding sequence ATGCGCATCGCCATCGTAGGAGCCAGCGGAAATGTCGGCACAGCACTGCTCCGGAATCTTCAATCACGCTTGGCGGAAAGACCCGGAAGCCTGGAGCTGGCGGGCATCAGTCGCAGGCTCCCGGACATCGCGATGCCTCCCTATGCCGGGGTGGAGTGGCACACGCTGGACGTGGGCCTGGACGCCGATATGCCTCGACTGCGTTCGGCCCTGGCAGGGGCGGACGCGGTGGTCCACCTGGCCTGGCAGGTGCAGCCGAACCGCGACTTGGATGCCTTGCACAGGACCAACGTCACGGGCACCGGGCATGTCCTGGAAGCGGCCGGGCAGGCAGGCGTCGGGCACATCGTGTGCGCTTCATCGGTAGGCGCCTACAGCCAGGCGCCGAAGGACCGGAGGACGGATGAATCCTGGCCCGCCGGTGGTATCCAGACCTCACACTACAGCCGGCACAAGGCAGAACAGGAAGCCCTGTTGGACAGGTTCGAGGAGGAGCATCCGGGGGTCAAAGTGGCCCGGCTCAGGCCGGGCCTGATCTTCCAGCGGGACGCCGGGAGCGAGATCGGACGGTACTTTCTGGGCCAGCTCCTGGCCAGGCTGCTGCCGCGGCGGCCGTGGACACCGGTCCTCCCGGCACCAGACAACCTGATTTTCCAGGCGCTCCACGCTGACGATGCTGCAGAGGCATATTGGCAGGTACTGGACCGCGGCGAGTCCGGCGCCTTTAACATCGCGGCGGAACCGGTAGTCACGCCACAGGAACTGGCCCGGCTCCTCGGCGCCAAACGGATCCTGCCCATTCCCATGGCGCTGCTGCATGCAGTGGCCGGACTTACGTGGCGGCTCCGCATTCAGCCAACAGACTCCGGATGGGTGGACATGGCTGCGGGCTCGCCGGTTATGGACACCGGCCGCGCGCGCCGGGTCCTGGCCTGGGAGCCTAGGATTACGTCAGTGGACGCCATAGCCCAGGTATTGGAAGGAATCGGAGCGGGGGCCGGAGTTGCCCCTTCCCCCGCCCTGAAGCCGAGGAGCTAA
- a CDS encoding sigma-70 family RNA polymerase sigma factor — protein MPDFLAALAMETSSVQSLPPALPQQTSAPKNGRLRQTFENELVLGYLDLAEALAARFEARGRERADLNQVAYLGLVKAARGFDQTKGDSFPAYAAPTITGELKRYLRDRSWVVRPPRHIQDLRSRIFRTEPELAQTLGRIPKVSELAQHLGVDAAEVQEAICASSSLHPDSLDAVNPHGDSPPIVEVLASPDMPIERLEELACLREAMQELDPADRELLYRRYFCEETQVQLGKRLGMSQMQVSRRLARVLVDLQHRLIEASSGAEFVPMAEGPSMSTDHRASGSGLSKKGLQRTPRSRINSM, from the coding sequence ATGCCTGATTTTCTTGCTGCACTTGCCATGGAAACTTCATCAGTCCAGTCGCTCCCGCCGGCGCTTCCCCAGCAGACATCAGCACCCAAAAACGGCCGGCTGCGACAGACATTCGAAAACGAGCTGGTCCTGGGCTACCTTGATCTGGCTGAGGCTCTCGCCGCACGTTTCGAAGCCCGCGGCCGGGAGCGGGCCGACCTCAACCAGGTGGCTTATCTGGGCCTGGTGAAGGCAGCACGTGGCTTCGACCAGACCAAAGGTGACAGCTTTCCCGCTTATGCCGCTCCCACCATCACCGGCGAACTGAAGAGATATTTGCGGGACCGCAGCTGGGTGGTCAGGCCGCCGCGGCATATCCAGGATCTCCGCTCCCGCATTTTCCGTACGGAACCGGAACTGGCGCAGACCCTCGGGCGGATCCCGAAGGTGAGTGAACTGGCCCAGCATCTGGGAGTGGACGCCGCGGAAGTGCAGGAGGCCATCTGCGCGTCCAGCAGCCTCCACCCGGACTCGCTCGACGCCGTCAATCCCCACGGCGACTCGCCGCCCATAGTGGAGGTCCTTGCTTCACCCGACATGCCCATAGAGCGGCTCGAAGAGCTGGCGTGCCTGCGCGAGGCGATGCAGGAACTGGACCCCGCTGACCGGGAGCTGCTGTACCGCCGGTACTTCTGCGAGGAGACGCAGGTGCAGCTTGGCAAAAGGCTCGGAATGTCCCAGATGCAGGTATCGCGCCGCCTGGCGCGCGTCCTGGTCGACCTTCAGCACAGGCTCATCGAAGCCAGCTCGGGTGCGGAATTCGTTCCAATGGCCGAGGGTCCATCCATGTCCACGGACCATAGGGCCTCCGGCTCCGGCCTGTCCAAGAAGGGGCTGCAGCGGACCCCGCGTTCCCGCATCAACAGCATGTGA
- a CDS encoding glycosyltransferase, whose translation MRILLWHVHGSWTDAFVRGRHEYLLPVLPQGGHWGLGRAGRDWPDSVREVTLADLDADQVDAVVLQRPEEIAATARALGRQPGADLPAVYVEHNTPKGDFPFTRHPLADRPDIPLVHVTHFNRLAWDSGSAPTLVIEHGIPDPGQLYTGELPELGVVVNEPVRRGRVTGTDLLPAFAAVAPLQVFGMKTQGLAAAAGIEERRLTERGDLNTHELHRELARCRVYLHPMRWTSLGLSLLEAMHLGMPVLALATTEAPRAVPPEAGAVSADVDELIRVARRLIANPEEARRRGAAAREAALARYGLGRFLDHWDVFLADLRARPRHSDNERPEEQILVPARERKTP comes from the coding sequence ATGAGAATCCTGCTGTGGCACGTCCATGGCTCCTGGACGGATGCGTTTGTCAGGGGGCGCCACGAATATCTGCTGCCGGTGCTCCCGCAGGGGGGCCATTGGGGCCTCGGGCGTGCCGGCAGGGACTGGCCGGACTCAGTGCGGGAGGTGACACTGGCGGACCTCGACGCCGACCAGGTCGACGCCGTCGTTCTTCAGCGTCCGGAGGAAATAGCCGCAACTGCCAGGGCCTTGGGCCGGCAACCGGGCGCCGACCTGCCGGCGGTGTACGTGGAGCACAACACGCCGAAGGGCGATTTCCCCTTCACCAGGCATCCGCTTGCGGACCGACCGGACATCCCCCTGGTGCATGTCACGCACTTCAACAGGCTCGCCTGGGACAGCGGCTCCGCCCCGACGCTGGTCATCGAGCACGGGATCCCGGACCCTGGGCAGCTCTACACAGGCGAACTGCCGGAGCTCGGCGTCGTGGTAAACGAACCCGTGCGGCGGGGACGGGTGACAGGGACTGACCTCCTCCCCGCCTTTGCCGCCGTCGCGCCGCTGCAGGTCTTCGGCATGAAAACGCAAGGTCTGGCCGCGGCCGCCGGAATTGAGGAACGCCGGCTCACCGAGCGCGGCGACCTGAACACGCATGAATTGCACCGTGAACTGGCCCGCTGCCGCGTCTACCTGCATCCGATGCGCTGGACCTCCCTGGGCCTGTCCCTCCTGGAGGCCATGCATCTCGGGATGCCCGTCCTTGCCCTGGCCACCACGGAAGCGCCCCGGGCGGTGCCGCCGGAAGCCGGCGCGGTGTCCGCCGACGTCGACGAACTGATCCGCGTCGCCCGGCGGCTTATTGCCAACCCGGAAGAAGCACGACGGCGCGGCGCCGCCGCCCGGGAGGCGGCATTGGCACGCTACGGCCTGGGCAGGTTCCTGGACCACTGGGATGTTTTCCTGGCGGACCTGCGAGCCCGTCCGCGGCACTCCGATAACGAACGTCCGGAAGAGCAGATCCTTGTTCCGGCGCGAGAGAGGAAAACCCCTTGA